The genomic region GCCTGCAGGTTCCGTATGCCAAGAGCCCCCGCGAAACCTCCCGCCGCTGCACGCTCCCGGCGCCCCACGGAGCGCAACCGCAAACCCTCCCCACTGCCGCGACATATCGAGATCCGGCAGCGCCGATTACCCGCCACCCTGAGTGTGGCCTTGAAGCAGGCACGCAAGCGAGCGGGCATGACTCAAGCAGAAGCAGCCGAGGGCATCGGCATCGCTCCCGAGGTGTACGGGCGCATGGAGCGGGGGGGCGTGCTGCCGAGCGTTCCAACGCTGTTGCGCATGTGCCTGATTCTCGGCAGCGGCCCCCATGAACTGATGGGGTTTGCCGAGGTGGAGCCGAGGCAGAGCGCCCCCGGGGTAAACACGGTGCCCCCCGGCCCGAGTGACACGCCCGAGAAGCGCCGCCTCTTGCACCGCCTCGCTCGCCTAGACAGTCCGAAGCTCAAGGCACTGGCGCGGTTGGTCACCTTACTTCTGCCGGGGCGCTGAACGCCAAGGGCTGCGGGGCCGCCATCCTCGTGGGCTTCTACCGAGCCAGCAGCCCAGGTGCGCACTCGCCGTGCGCAACCCCAGGTGCTTCAGAATCGCGCGCACCCCTCGTGTTCCCTTCACGTACGCCAACACTCGGCGCCTGCCTCCACACCTCACGCAGGCGAACACGTCGAAGTCGAACGTCCTCCTCAGCAACTCGGCAAAAGCCCACTCGCGGCGTCCTCTGCTTCATCCGCTCCGTTGTGGCCGCTGACTCCTTCCCCGCTCTCGCCTCCTCCTCACCTGCTTGGGGGAGCACAGGGCGGCCCGTCTTTCCTACGTCTACACACATCCTCAGACAGAGAGCTTGTGCAAGTCGTACAGAATCATCCCTCTGCACAGAAATCGTCGTCACCAACCCTTTAAAATCGTAACCTGCTGCGGATACCTCCGCATGCCTTCTCACAGACTACGGCCCAACCGGATTCCAACACCAGGCGAAGCCCTCTACAAATGGCTACTGGAGCGCTACAACCCTAAGCGAAGCCAAACCCCGACCTGGGTGACAAAAATCTCAGACGAATTCAATGCACTTGAATTAGAGCAGCTGATATATCAAAGCACCATACTAATGATGCTGCGCCGACTGCTCGCAAACGCGCACTGGTACGAGCACAAGTACGACCAACCGGACATACCAATACACGAAGAGAAATTTGAGAACGAATACCTTCGTTATCATCTCTCATTCGAGTCGCGCGACGCAAGACAATTAGCCGCTCTGACATACAAGGCTCTAGATGCTTCAAAAGCAAACTACACAAATCACACATTCAAGACAATTAAAGAGCGGAGTGCACGCCAATCCCTTCGTTGTGAGTTGTGCGGAGGCGAAATCGACTACGCCACCGCAGACTCTAAAGATCCCAAGCGATTCTCACTGGACCATATCTGGCCGCGCTCACTAGGGGGAACGAGCGACGAAGACAACTTGAGAGTCACTTGTGGCGGATGCAATGAATTTAGGCAGAATTACACCAGCGCGGCCGACATGCACTATGAGCACTGGCACGTAAAGGTCCCAGAAGCATCAGAGTCATTCCTCAAAGAGGCCGATAGAAAATTTCGGCTAGCGGTCAATCTCCGCTCGAATTTCGCATGTCAGCGATGCGACCGGCCAGTCTCAGCACTCCCCGACGGACTTCGTCTCGAAGCACGATCCCGAGAAGAGAACCATAACATATTCAACAGCATCTCCGTTTGTATCGACTGCAAGCCATGACGAAACGCTCCACTCGACAGAAACTCGAAAGCAGAACCTTCTACGGCTTTCGCGTCCATCAAAGAGACGAAGGCGGAAAAGCCTTTTTTGTTTTTGCAACCACCGCAAGAGACGTCCTTGCATGGTCATACGTTGCGCGCGTTTCAGAAAAAGAAGGAGGAATTCAACGCCGACTAAATGAGGCAAAGGTCACCTCGATCGCTCGATACTTTGAGTCAGACACGGAAAACACAATCCCCACAAGCACAATTGTGGCCTTCAAGCCAAATGTAACAAAGTTCAAGCGAATTCGGCCGCAACCGCCACAGCCAACGAATGGCGTAGAGTGGGGCTATCTAACATTTGAGTTCAATCCTCTCTCCGCCGAGGACAAGCGACCAGCATTCGTTGTTGATGGCCAGCACAGACTGCACGGCATGAGCAGAATAGAGAACGAGGAACTGCCAGTTCTGATCTCAGCTCTGCTGGACGCAGATCCCAATGAACAAGCGTTTCAGTTCATTGTCATTAACAACAAGGCATCAAAGGTGCCGCCAGATCTTGTCAAGTCTCTAATTGTGGATTTCGATGAGAGCAACCTCAATGAACGCCTTAAGACAGCCAGGGTCTCGTTACAAGGACGGGCTTCTCTTGTGGCCATCATCGATGATGATCCAGAGAGCCCACTCCATCAAATGGTCGATTGGGAACGACGTCGCGGCGAAGGCAATCCTTGCATAAAGCCAGTAGCGCTTGAGGGCGGACTACACTATGCACGGCGGCGCCTGCTGGCACTCGAAGATGACGACGACGCAGTAATTGAGTTCTTTTTCTCCCTTTGGCATGGGGTTCGCGACGCATATCCCCGCCTATGGAAAAAGACGGACAACAATCTCTTCTCAAATGCAGGATTCAGGGCATTTACAGAGCATCTGGTTGACGAACTAGACACGCTCGATCGTGCCGAGTTCGTCAACATCTCCAATCCACGGGATGTTCGCCAGACCGCAACGAAACTCTCATCCCAGATTACACCTGAATTCTGGACCACTGAGTGGACACTCAAAAGCCTAGATACTTCAGCTGGCCGCGAAATCATCCGCAAGGATCTCCGCAGGATTAGGCAGAACTTGAAAGACAAGGAAGATTGGTCCGCTGGCCTCGCAGTGCTTGCACGTCAAGCTGTGGCGTCCGAGTAGGCTCTTACTCAATTCCTTGATGAGCGCCTGTCCCAAGTCTAGGAGTTCACAAGCAATGCAGAGTGCGCGTTCTTCTTCGAGAATCGTCGGTTGACTACTCCTACGCGCGTTTGGGGCGGGATTTTGGAGTCCGAGCCTTGCGCTTGTCTTCTTCTGGTTCGAGATCGTCCAGGAACTGTTGGAGTTCCTGGCAGTCGAAATTCTTGATAATGGGGGAATATATCTGCCGAAGCCTCTGGAACCATTCCCTGTGGCTCTCAAGGTCTTTCTTACGCTCGCGTCGATTACTGCTTCGCTCTTTCAAAGCATCCAGCATGCCGCCTTCTCGCTCGTGCATTGTGTATAGGAACTCATGGATGCGGTCAGTAGCATTGCCCAGCGCATCTAGGATTGCGTCGGTATACTCCTGAGCCAGTTTTCCATCAGATGGCAATTGGGGCGTGAGCCACTCAAAGAAGGCATGAGGTGCGATATACGCAAAGGCCTTCATGGCGATGGCCCGGTATTCCGGAGTGCCTGCCAAGTCTGCCAGGACTCTGGTGACGCTGGAGCCATGATCGAAGTCCCATTCATCAAAGTCTTCCGGTTCAGCACCTTCGGAATGCAGCGCCAAGAATGCTCTTAGCGCGATTTCTCCTGTCGTTCTCGGCTCAAGCGGGAATTGGGAGTCAACCATCAGCAGGTTCTGGATGGATTGGCGATCTTTCGCCAGGGTTGACAAGGGAGAGCGTTCCTCTCCTTCAATGCGCAATCTATCTAAAAATTCTGCTGCCTCGAGTCTAACCTCCATGCTGCCATCCTTGAGTCCGGCACGGATGGCGTAGACTTGCCAGTCTGGATCAATTGGTTCCGCCCAGAAGTTGGAAGCAGCACAGGACATCAGGAGTCGGCGGACAGTTGGGTTGTCGTGACAGGCGAGGTCTCCGAAAACCTTCTTCAGCAGTTCATTGTTGGTGCTCTCCGTCAGGAACCATTCGAGTGAACTGCGCCCGACCTCGGTCTGGACAATATCAGCCAGTTCGGACTTGATTGTACTTACTTCCGTATCCATCCAACGGTCCCAATTTCGTGTCCAGTACGCGATCACGAAGTCACGTTCGCGCTCGTAGTAGAAATCCACTCCGGTTGACTTCCCTGTGCCCGCACGGCGAATCAAGATCGCGGCTTCGAAGAGGCCATCGGGCACTCCTTCTGACAGAGGTATGCCCCACCGCGCGGTCAAACGGTCTTCCCGGATGGGGCTGCCATGCGCGAGCAATTCTTCTGCTGCGGTCGTGAGTAGCGATCGACCTGCCTGAGGAGTGCGCAAGCGAGCACGTCCAAGCTTTGCCTCAATGAGCCTGCCCAGCCAGAGCGGCTCCTCCAGGCTTTCGGGCAGGACTCCTCCCTGGCAGCTCAGCATGGCAGTACGTAGGAGGAGGGGATCGCTTACCTTTCGATGACGGTAAGGGACTTGGACATTCAGGAGGTTGGCGTAATGCTGATACGCCAATTCTGTTTCTTCGTAGTTGTAGTTCTCCAGGCGAACGATGTCCCAATTCCTGTTTTGGAATGATGATCTTAGTTCCAACTGGAGCAGGTCTTGTTGATTGACTCCAGCGGAGTCAGCGATGAACGAGGGATCGCCCGTCTGGTCGGTCAGCAATCGTCGCGCCGCGACTGTCGTCATGCTGATGATGAACGAGATTTGAGACGATACAATCCGTTCGACGTCCTGATCGATGGACCTCGCGGCATCGATCGTGGCCTCGTTCCATCCATCAATGAATACAGCAAGTTGCTTGCCGCTTGCCCTGGCGATGTTTGACAGCCTCTCGGCCAATATCGATTGGGAGGCAACTCCTTGTTTCAGGATCCACTCGAAGTCATCCTGCAACTCCTCAGAAAGGCCGCCGATGGCACTTGCGGGATAGAAGAGCGTAGGTAGCCCCTCGTTCAAGCGTTGCTCAACGGTGTGGCACATCAGGTTCGTCTTCCCGACCTGGGGCGGCCCAATCAGGAGGATGACACGACGACCGCGAGCAATCAGTTCGTGGAGGCGTTTTTGGGCCTCGGGGCGATTAATGTATAGGTCCGGAACGTACTTGCGTCCGCTGAGAAGATTGATGTCGCGGAGTTTCCGCATACGAAGGGCGACCTGCTCCCTACAGAAGAGCATCAGGTTGGCGGGATTCAGGCTGACCAATATCTCCAGTGCTGTGGCGCGAAGTTCCTGGATGTCGCCTGTCGCCACAAAGCCCGCCTTGACATGGCCGTGCTCGGGAGGGATGCCCTCGCTCCCAAGTTCCTTTCCCGAGATCGAATCGAAGATCCGAGTGTTCACTCCGTTCGTCAGAACGACGAATGGGGCGATGCCTCCATTGCGGAGGAGGCGTGCATAGGCAAGGCCTTGCTCTCGTGCATTGTCGTCCAGCGGCTCGCTCGGGGCTTTAACCTCGACGATAAGGAGATTGCGGCCGTCGACGTGACGCACGAGGACATCGGCGCGAGGGTTGAATTTACCAGGATCCCGCTGAGAGCGTGAGTCGGCTTTCAGGACACTGCGGCCGAGTCGCACCTCGAAGGTGGGTTCTACAAGGATGTCTTCAGGAGAAAATCCAAGTCCCGCCAGCCATGTCATGACCACCTTGCTGCGGATCTCTTCTTCCGAGCGTAGCTGCATGAAGGGATTTTATACGGCGGGCTTGCATTGGGAAGGCGCGTCGGGACTGTGACGAGTCCGAGTTCGCTCTCGTGCCATCAGTCGCCGCCGCTGGTCCCGCGCGCGGACCGCCCCAGCAGGGGCTGTGGGACTGAGGCAGCAGTGCGCTAAGAAGTAGCGCGAGCCGGACCTACGGCCCGCCGACAGCAGCGGTGCGCCTGAAGACTGGGGGCAGGCCTTCTTGTCGCCACTCCGCCTCGTGCATGGCATGTCGTCCCGCACTCCTGGCGCCCGCCCCAACCCCACTGCCGCCCCCACCAGGGGCCCAGTCCTTCCTATGTGCCCAACGAGGTACTGGGCCTGCACAACAACTTCATCGTCCACCAAATCACGGACAGCACGGTCATCTCGCGGATGCAGAAGACGGCGGGCAGCATCGACGAGAGCCTGTGGAGCCGGGTGGCGAGGCTCGCGCCGGGCCAGGCGCTCGTCTCGTTCAGCAGATTCACCCGCCCGCTGATAGTCGCGGTGGACCCGGCGCCTGTGGAGCGGTTGCTCGTGGACTGAGCCCGTAGCTCAGTTGGGCAGAGCGGCGGTTTCCTGAACCGCAGGCCACTGGTTCGATTCCAGCTGTGGACACTCGCCCTGCTTTCCAACCCCACGGAAGCAGGGCGGTTTTCTGTCCGATGGCGTTCAGGCGCGTTCGCCCGATTTGGTACCCGTTTGGTACCGGGTTCGCCCCTCATGACGCGCTGTCCCGGTCGCGCCTCGAACCCCCGAGCAGCCAGGGGCCCAAGGAAGGCCGTGGGAGCCCATCCGTAGCATGTGCCCTAACGAGCAGGGCGACCCCACGCGACTGCCGCGTGCCTCCCTTCGTCGGTGACAGACCGTATTAGAGTGCCCCCCTCCGGCAGGCCAGTTCTAAAGTGCGTAACTGCATTTTTACGTTGAGCCTGCCTCGTCGGTGAACGGAATGTCTTGTTCGGAATCAGCGGAACGGAGTTCTCGAATGGTAAAACCCAACTCTTGGACACGCCTGTTTGCTTGATGTCCTCCGGAAAATTCGTAGGTCGGAATTCCAGTGGCAAGAGATATCACCTGCTTCACTGGATAAAGCTTGTTATCATGCTCAATCGCGTATTTATGGGAATGGAAATTTTCGAAGCCTTCCCACTCTTTGCGCCCTCGGAGATTTTCGTCGAATTTTGCTAAAGCCAGCATAAATTCGTCCCGCTGAAGTGGAGGGAGCCCCCGGCGCTTTACCTCGGCAATATCTCGCACCTGCCGGATGGACTCTTTGCTTACCTTCGTGTTGAAAATCCGGCCGGCATGCTCAAGGAATTGCAGGGTGTTATACATGTGAAAATGCGTAACGCCAGCGCATCTATATATCTCCTCGACGAGTTCCGGGCGGGGCCCGATCCTTTGCCCGCTGACGACTCTCCACCAGTCTTCCTTTTCATCATTCGTAATATAGATGACGGCTTTCGGCTTGGCATGCTCCGCATAATCCAAGACCTGTCTCCATAAAATATAATCCCCAAACTCATTACTGTACAGCAGTCCGTTATGAATTACCCTATCTGTCTTTCTCCCCTCTCCATCCAGGTAGCCGGGAGGCTCTTTGCGTTCGTACCTTCGGGCTGCATCTTTCTGGATAGCGTCCAGTACAACTTGCGATTCGGGTGGGGGACCGATCCTGCCGCTCAGGATTTCTCCAATCTGATCTCTAATTGCGTCGGACATGAATTCCATAGGATGATTGCTTCGAAGTTCCTCAATCTCCGCAATGAAATTGTCCGAATGCCTCTCGATCTCCTTTAAAAACTTGCTCGGATTTATAGAGGCGTGCCGTCGGCTAAGCTGAAGTTCCCCGATCTTTTTGCTAAGATTTGCTTTAC from Hyalangium gracile harbors:
- a CDS encoding PIN-like domain-containing protein, which codes for MRDLFRGYYRLSTTELNSSWADCTFVLDANVLLDLHRYPEKPREELLLIFTKIKDRLWVPFQAALEYEANRLGVIQDQIRRFQDVLKIVAESKANLSKKIGELQLSRRHASINPSKFLKEIERHSDNFIAEIEELRSNHPMEFMSDAIRDQIGEILSGRIGPPPESQVVLDAIQKDAARRYERKEPPGYLDGEGRKTDRVIHNGLLYSNEFGDYILWRQVLDYAEHAKPKAVIYITNDEKEDWWRVVSGQRIGPRPELVEEIYRCAGVTHFHMYNTLQFLEHAGRIFNTKVSKESIRQVRDIAEVKRRGLPPLQRDEFMLALAKFDENLRGRKEWEGFENFHSHKYAIEHDNKLYPVKQVISLATGIPTYEFSGGHQANRRVQELGFTIRELRSADSEQDIPFTDEAGST
- a CDS encoding helix-turn-helix transcriptional regulator, coding for MALKQARKRAGMTQAEAAEGIGIAPEVYGRMERGGVLPSVPTLLRMCLILGSGPHELMGFAEVEPRQSAPGVNTVPPGPSDTPEKRRLLHRLARLDSPKLKALARLVTLLLPGR
- a CDS encoding DGQHR domain-containing protein; the encoded protein is MTKRSTRQKLESRTFYGFRVHQRDEGGKAFFVFATTARDVLAWSYVARVSEKEGGIQRRLNEAKVTSIARYFESDTENTIPTSTIVAFKPNVTKFKRIRPQPPQPTNGVEWGYLTFEFNPLSAEDKRPAFVVDGQHRLHGMSRIENEELPVLISALLDADPNEQAFQFIVINNKASKVPPDLVKSLIVDFDESNLNERLKTARVSLQGRASLVAIIDDDPESPLHQMVDWERRRGEGNPCIKPVALEGGLHYARRRLLALEDDDDAVIEFFFSLWHGVRDAYPRLWKKTDNNLFSNAGFRAFTEHLVDELDTLDRAEFVNISNPRDVRQTATKLSSQITPEFWTTEWTLKSLDTSAGREIIRKDLRRIRQNLKDKEDWSAGLAVLARQAVASE
- a CDS encoding HNH endonuclease; translated protein: MLRRLLANAHWYEHKYDQPDIPIHEEKFENEYLRYHLSFESRDARQLAALTYKALDASKANYTNHTFKTIKERSARQSLRCELCGGEIDYATADSKDPKRFSLDHIWPRSLGGTSDEDNLRVTCGGCNEFRQNYTSAADMHYEHWHVKVPEASESFLKEADRKFRLAVNLRSNFACQRCDRPVSALPDGLRLEARSREENHNIFNSISVCIDCKP
- a CDS encoding type I restriction enzyme HsdR N-terminal domain-containing protein, giving the protein MQLRSEEEIRSKVVMTWLAGLGFSPEDILVEPTFEVRLGRSVLKADSRSQRDPGKFNPRADVLVRHVDGRNLLIVEVKAPSEPLDDNAREQGLAYARLLRNGGIAPFVVLTNGVNTRIFDSISGKELGSEGIPPEHGHVKAGFVATGDIQELRATALEILVSLNPANLMLFCREQVALRMRKLRDINLLSGRKYVPDLYINRPEAQKRLHELIARGRRVILLIGPPQVGKTNLMCHTVEQRLNEGLPTLFYPASAIGGLSEELQDDFEWILKQGVASQSILAERLSNIARASGKQLAVFIDGWNEATIDAARSIDQDVERIVSSQISFIISMTTVAARRLLTDQTGDPSFIADSAGVNQQDLLQLELRSSFQNRNWDIVRLENYNYEETELAYQHYANLLNVQVPYRHRKVSDPLLLRTAMLSCQGGVLPESLEEPLWLGRLIEAKLGRARLRTPQAGRSLLTTAAEELLAHGSPIREDRLTARWGIPLSEGVPDGLFEAAILIRRAGTGKSTGVDFYYERERDFVIAYWTRNWDRWMDTEVSTIKSELADIVQTEVGRSSLEWFLTESTNNELLKKVFGDLACHDNPTVRRLLMSCAASNFWAEPIDPDWQVYAIRAGLKDGSMEVRLEAAEFLDRLRIEGEERSPLSTLAKDRQSIQNLLMVDSQFPLEPRTTGEIALRAFLALHSEGAEPEDFDEWDFDHGSSVTRVLADLAGTPEYRAIAMKAFAYIAPHAFFEWLTPQLPSDGKLAQEYTDAILDALGNATDRIHEFLYTMHEREGGMLDALKERSSNRRERKKDLESHREWFQRLRQIYSPIIKNFDCQELQQFLDDLEPEEDKRKARTPKSRPKRA